One Aegilops tauschii subsp. strangulata cultivar AL8/78 chromosome 7, Aet v6.0, whole genome shotgun sequence genomic window carries:
- the LOC109776929 gene encoding uncharacterized protein, whose translation MCKVLKDGGSGLKILYAETLKGMGIPMSRPNKSSMQFHGVNPRKKAKSLGQIALDVVFGDEENFRKEMLTFEMVDFHIAYHAILRWSAYACFMARPCYVYLKLKMLGPKGVITVTGNR comes from the coding sequence ATGTGCAAGGTCCTCAAGGACGGTGGGAGTGGTCTGAAAATACTCTACGCTGAGACCCTAAAGGGGATGGGCATCCCGATGTCCCGACCCAACAAGAGTAGCATGCAATTCCACGGTGTCAACCCTAGAAAGAAAGCAAAGTCACTTGGGCAGATCGCCCTGGACGTGGTCTTTGGGGATGAAGAGAACTTCCGAAAGGAAATGTTGACTTTTGAAATGGTAGATTTCCACATCGCCTATCACGCCATTCTCCGTTGGTCAGCTTATGCATGCTTCATGGCCCGCCCATGTTATGTGTACCTCAAGTTGAAGATGCTCGGACCTAAAGGTGTGATCACTGTCACTGGGAATAGGTAG